The proteins below come from a single Desulfovibrio sp. Huiquan2017 genomic window:
- the bioB gene encoding biotin synthase BioB: MNLSAIARKGLDGVLPSDAEILFLIAQAPERLNELLEHAHRIRMARFGNKVGLCAIVNAKSGTCSEDCAFCAQSGHHAAASPQYPLLSEREIAAAAARARRSGATRFGIVASGKLVGGRDMDGFEAAVKAVAGQGMTPDLSPGLLDRSQLTRLKKAGLCGYHHNLETSAAYFPKMCTTHTYDEDVDAVRAGLDAGLYVCSGGISGIGETWDDRVELALLLRDLGVPSVPMNFLTPIPGTPLEGRAPLSPEEALTIIALYRFLLPDRQLRICGGRPTVFGTARRSEVFTAGASGLMIGDYLTTRGGDAQTDLDDMRRAGLAPAKE, encoded by the coding sequence ATGAACCTCTCGGCCATTGCCCGCAAAGGGCTTGACGGTGTCCTGCCTTCGGACGCCGAGATATTGTTCCTTATCGCACAAGCGCCGGAACGCTTAAACGAGCTGCTCGAACACGCCCACCGCATCCGCATGGCCCGGTTCGGCAACAAGGTCGGCTTGTGCGCCATCGTCAACGCCAAGTCGGGCACCTGTTCCGAGGACTGCGCCTTCTGCGCCCAGTCCGGTCACCACGCGGCAGCCAGCCCGCAATACCCCCTGTTGTCGGAACGGGAGATCGCCGCTGCGGCCGCCCGGGCCAGACGGTCCGGCGCAACCCGGTTCGGCATCGTGGCCTCGGGCAAGCTGGTGGGTGGACGCGACATGGACGGCTTCGAAGCGGCCGTCAAGGCCGTGGCCGGACAGGGGATGACCCCGGACCTGTCGCCGGGCCTCCTGGACCGGTCCCAGCTCACGCGCCTGAAAAAGGCGGGACTGTGCGGCTACCATCACAACCTGGAGACCTCGGCCGCGTACTTCCCGAAGATGTGCACCACCCACACCTACGACGAAGACGTCGATGCGGTGCGGGCCGGACTCGACGCCGGGCTGTACGTCTGCTCGGGCGGCATCTCCGGCATCGGCGAGACCTGGGACGACCGGGTGGAACTGGCCCTGCTCCTGCGAGACCTCGGCGTGCCGTCCGTGCCCATGAATTTCCTGACGCCCATCCCGGGCACGCCGTTGGAGGGACGCGCCCCGCTCTCCCCCGAGGAGGCGTTGACCATCATCGCCCTGTACCGCTTTCTGTTGCCCGACCGGCAGTTGCGCATCTGCGGCGGCAGGCCCACGGTCTTCGGGACCGCCCGCCGATCCGAGGTATTCACCGCCGGGGCCAGCGGCCTGATGATCGGCGACTACCTGACCACGCGGGGCGGCGACGCGCAAACTGATCTCGACGACATGCGCCGGGCAGGCCTGGCCCCGGCAAAGGAGTGA
- a CDS encoding biotin transporter BioY, whose product MADKTPRDELRSGSSLPDSPLSDLHRLVWTALMAALIGAGAYLIVPIGPVPVSMQPFFIFLAGYLLGPRHAAMAMALYLLAGFIGLPVFAGGKSGLGYLLGPTGGYLVGFLGTGFICGLGRTRAGELPWTRGLLAGLAGVGLVYATGAIWLKYVLALSWAKAMVAGVLPFIPWDILKVVVALACARHMVRLRLTPGR is encoded by the coding sequence ATGGCCGACAAAACGCCCCGCGACGAACTTCGGTCCGGCTCGTCCCTGCCCGACTCGCCCCTGTCGGACCTGCACCGGCTGGTCTGGACCGCGCTCATGGCCGCCCTCATCGGGGCCGGAGCCTATCTCATCGTGCCTATCGGCCCGGTGCCGGTGTCCATGCAGCCGTTCTTCATCTTCCTGGCCGGGTACCTGCTCGGACCCCGGCACGCGGCCATGGCCATGGCCCTATACCTGCTGGCCGGGTTCATCGGCCTGCCCGTATTCGCGGGCGGCAAATCCGGACTCGGCTACCTGCTCGGACCCACGGGCGGCTACCTGGTCGGATTCCTGGGCACCGGCTTCATCTGCGGCCTGGGCCGGACCCGCGCGGGTGAGCTGCCCTGGACGCGCGGCCTCCTGGCCGGGCTGGCGGGCGTGGGGCTGGTCTATGCCACCGGCGCGATCTGGCTCAAATACGTCCTGGCCCTGTCCTGGGCCAAGGCCATGGTCGCGGGTGTGCTGCCCTTCATCCCCTGGGACATCCTTAAAGTGGTAGTGGCCCTGGCCTGCGCCCGGCACATGGTCCGCCTGCGCCTGACGCCCGGCCGGTAG